The following proteins are co-located in the Candidatus Phytoplasma asteris genome:
- the ylqF gene encoding ribosome biogenesis GTPase YlqF: MKTFNWFPGHMKKTFDQIKNNLSLVDIVLVILDARIPLSSLNSQIFSLINQRQKPLLILLNKFSLTDPCKINNFIANYHKKQIPVLTIDAIKSPKLQEIYQKALTTIKAKNPLFKSRRIATQTPNIKAMIVGTPNVGKSTLINSFAQKKVLKTANLAGTTKRIQWIDIAKPNIQFLDTPGVLWHNFSDPRISLALALAGCFKDSILPLEKLGIHALCYLIKHYGTNLQKRFNLDQNDLSNPNLVDIIGQKRNIYTKNQKVDQSRVYQMLLQEIRQGNLGKLNFDLDVLSLFEKLF; encoded by the coding sequence ATGAAAACATTTAATTGGTTTCCTGGTCATATGAAAAAAACTTTTGACCAAATTAAAAATAATTTATCTTTGGTTGATATTGTTTTAGTAATTTTGGATGCAAGAATTCCTCTTTCAAGCCTCAATTCTCAAATTTTTTCTTTAATTAACCAACGCCAAAAACCCCTCCTTATTTTGCTAAATAAATTTTCTTTAACTGATCCTTGTAAAATCAATAATTTTATCGCTAATTATCACAAAAAACAAATTCCTGTTTTAACAATTGATGCTATCAAATCCCCTAAACTTCAAGAAATATATCAAAAAGCTTTAACAACAATCAAAGCCAAAAATCCCCTTTTTAAATCTAGAAGAATAGCAACCCAAACTCCCAACATTAAAGCTATGATTGTAGGAACTCCCAATGTTGGCAAATCAACTTTAATTAACAGTTTTGCCCAAAAAAAAGTTTTAAAAACAGCTAATTTAGCAGGCACTACCAAACGCATTCAATGGATTGACATTGCTAAACCCAATATCCAGTTTTTGGATACTCCAGGAGTTTTGTGGCACAATTTTTCTGATCCTCGCATAAGTTTGGCATTAGCACTTGCAGGCTGCTTTAAAGATTCCATTTTACCTTTAGAAAAATTAGGCATTCACGCACTTTGCTATCTTATAAAACATTATGGTACCAATTTGCAAAAACGCTTCAATTTAGACCAAAATGATTTATCTAACCCTAATTTAGTTGATATTATCGGACAAAAAAGAAATATTTATACTAAAAATCAAAAAGTTGATCAATCTAGAGTTTATCAAATGTTATTGCAAGAAATAAGGCAAGGTAACTTAGGGAAATTAAATTTTGACTTAGATGTTTTATCTCTCTTTGAAAAACTTTTCTAA
- the topA gene encoding type I DNA topoisomerase — protein sequence MKSKVIIVESPAKTKTLSRFLNDEFLILSSKGHIRDLSLKGKDRMGIDIEKGFIPKYSIIKEKDNIVETLIQKTKGKEVLLATDPDREGEAIAWHLSQILNLDPQKTNRIVFREITKEAVLKALQQPRKIDELLVFSQETRRMLDRIIGFKLSRLVRRLKSQSAGRVQSVALKLIVDLEEKIKAFVPEEYYIITAFFKDFQAEYQNPYKGKTKAKEAFKIVQQITDKPFLVKELKQKEAKQSPKPPFITSTLQQEAINSLNITSNQVMRVAQKLYEGVDILGESIGLITYMRTDSQRLADSFVKDAQKLIKTQYGKEYLGTYKTNKKAQSQDAHEAIRPTDLSKTPESLAPHLDKYENKLYKLIYQRTLASLMTPAIFQKTQVFFEVANHLFLTEGLIKTFDGYQKILQDGTKDKIIPSFKLNETYLPQEIQNLQKFTNPPARFSESTLIKTLEKLNIGRPSTYSQIIFTLKKRIYVDLVEKRFVPTEQGILTAKNLELFFKQIIDVKYTAKMEENLDKISSGLVNNKELLQEFYDAFKQLYQIADQKLEKPKDIETDQKCNLCNAPLLIKKGRYGIFLGCSRFPECKNIVSLKEKSSSVETNPSMQTDQKCNLCNAPLLIKKGRYGNFLGCSRFPECKNIVKIKKT from the coding sequence ATGAAATCAAAAGTTATTATAGTAGAATCTCCTGCTAAAACCAAAACTTTAAGCCGTTTTTTAAATGACGAATTTTTAATTTTATCTTCCAAAGGTCATATTAGAGATTTGTCGCTAAAAGGCAAAGACAGAATGGGAATTGACATCGAAAAAGGATTTATTCCTAAATACAGCATTATCAAAGAAAAAGACAATATCGTAGAAACTCTTATCCAAAAAACTAAAGGCAAAGAAGTGCTATTAGCAACCGATCCTGATCGCGAAGGAGAAGCAATTGCTTGGCATTTATCACAAATTCTTAATTTAGACCCCCAAAAAACTAATAGAATTGTTTTTCGAGAAATTACCAAAGAAGCAGTCTTAAAAGCTTTGCAACAACCTCGCAAAATCGATGAACTATTAGTGTTTTCACAAGAAACTCGCAGAATGCTAGACCGTATTATTGGGTTTAAACTGTCGCGTTTGGTAAGGAGACTCAAATCACAATCAGCAGGAAGAGTGCAATCAGTTGCCCTTAAATTAATTGTTGATTTAGAAGAAAAAATAAAAGCTTTTGTCCCTGAAGAATACTATATTATTACTGCTTTTTTTAAAGATTTTCAAGCAGAATACCAAAATCCTTACAAAGGCAAAACCAAAGCCAAAGAAGCTTTTAAAATTGTCCAACAAATCACAGATAAACCCTTTTTAGTTAAAGAATTAAAACAAAAAGAAGCCAAACAATCACCCAAACCACCCTTTATTACATCTACCCTGCAACAAGAAGCCATCAACAGCCTAAATATAACTTCTAATCAAGTTATGAGAGTTGCTCAAAAACTTTATGAAGGAGTTGATATTTTAGGTGAATCTATAGGGTTAATTACTTATATGAGAACAGATTCGCAAAGACTTGCAGACAGCTTTGTTAAAGATGCTCAAAAATTAATTAAAACACAATATGGCAAAGAATATTTAGGTACTTACAAAACCAATAAAAAAGCTCAGTCGCAAGACGCTCACGAAGCTATAAGACCCACTGATTTATCCAAAACGCCTGAAAGCCTAGCCCCTCATCTTGATAAATACGAAAATAAACTCTATAAACTTATTTATCAAAGAACTTTGGCTTCTTTAATGACACCTGCCATATTTCAAAAAACCCAAGTTTTTTTTGAAGTTGCAAACCATCTTTTTTTAACTGAAGGTTTGATAAAAACTTTTGATGGCTATCAAAAAATTTTGCAAGATGGCACCAAAGACAAAATTATTCCTTCCTTTAAATTAAATGAAACTTATTTGCCTCAAGAAATCCAAAATTTACAAAAATTTACTAATCCTCCAGCACGCTTTTCTGAATCCACTTTGATTAAAACTTTAGAAAAACTAAATATTGGAAGGCCTTCTACTTACTCTCAAATCATTTTTACCCTCAAAAAAAGAATTTATGTTGATTTAGTAGAAAAACGTTTTGTTCCTACCGAACAAGGAATTTTGACTGCTAAAAACTTAGAATTGTTTTTCAAACAAATTATTGATGTTAAATATACTGCCAAAATGGAAGAAAATTTAGATAAAATCTCTTCAGGATTAGTTAATAATAAAGAATTATTGCAAGAATTTTATGATGCTTTCAAACAACTTTATCAAATAGCCGATCAAAAATTAGAAAAACCAAAAGATATCGAAACCGATCAAAAATGTAATTTATGCAATGCCCCTTTACTCATCAAAAAAGGACGCTATGGTATTTTTTTAGGTTGTAGTCGCTTTCCTGAATGTAAAAATATTGTTTCTTTAAAAGAAAAATCAAGTTCTGTAGAAACAAATCCTTCTATGCAAACCGATCAAAAATGTAATTTATGCAACGCTCCTTTACTCATCAAAAAAGGACGCTATGGTAATTTTTTAGGTTGCAGTCGCTTTCCTGAATGTAAAAATATTGTTAAAATTAAAAAAACTTAA